One Vallitalea pronyensis genomic region harbors:
- a CDS encoding transketolase family protein yields MFKNAYTNHPDTRTPKEVFPKVLGDLMTKDRDVVYLDADLMNSIGTGGFVGKYPGQAFDVGVQEANMIGMAAGMSAEGKIPYVHTFGPFASRRLYDQVFLSVAYAKNNVRIIGSDPGVTAAYNGGTHMPFEDIALYRAIPDAVIFDIVDATQFEQVLKLSKDFFGLVYIRTPRKKVIKVYSDDSQFTIGKANVLREGTHVTIVASGIMVAVALEAAMMLAEENISVEVIDPVTIKPLDEETILASARKTGAVVTAENANIHGGLGDAVASVLSCNLPTPLRKVGIQDEFGEVGTEEYLRERFRLTPDEIINKVKEVMSMGR; encoded by the coding sequence ATGTTTAAGAATGCATATACGAATCATCCCGATACCAGAACACCAAAAGAAGTGTTTCCAAAGGTATTGGGTGACTTAATGACAAAAGATAGGGATGTTGTTTATTTGGACGCAGATTTAATGAACTCCATCGGAACTGGTGGGTTTGTGGGCAAATATCCTGGGCAAGCCTTTGATGTGGGTGTTCAAGAAGCCAACATGATTGGGATGGCAGCAGGTATGAGTGCTGAAGGGAAGATACCTTACGTCCATACATTTGGTCCATTTGCTTCAAGGAGGTTATACGATCAGGTATTCCTATCGGTAGCCTATGCAAAAAATAATGTAAGAATTATCGGCAGTGACCCAGGTGTTACAGCGGCCTATAACGGTGGCACCCATATGCCCTTTGAAGATATTGCTCTGTATCGAGCAATTCCTGATGCGGTTATATTTGATATTGTGGATGCAACACAGTTTGAACAGGTCCTAAAACTGTCAAAGGATTTCTTTGGTCTTGTTTATATCCGAACACCAAGAAAAAAGGTCATAAAAGTCTACAGTGATGATAGTCAGTTTACGATTGGTAAAGCCAATGTGTTGAGAGAAGGCACCCATGTGACCATTGTGGCAAGCGGTATAATGGTGGCTGTGGCTTTAGAAGCAGCTATGATGCTTGCAGAAGAAAATATTTCTGTAGAAGTCATTGACCCTGTGACCATTAAGCCCCTTGATGAAGAGACTATTTTGGCATCTGCAAGGAAAACAGGTGCAGTGGTAACCGCAGAGAATGCCAATATACATGGAGGTCTAGGGGATGCAGTAGCATCTGTACTAAGCTGCAACCTGCCCACGCCATTAAGAAAAGTCGGCATACAGGATGAATTTGGTGAAGTCGGCACAGAAGAATATCTAAGAGAAAGATTTCGGTTGACACCTGATGAAATCATAAACAAGGTTAAAGAAGTCATGTCAATGGGACGATGA
- the araD gene encoding L-ribulose-5-phosphate 4-epimerase AraD gives MDMKALKQDVYDKNLELVRKQLVIYTWGNVSAIDSEKKRVVIKPKGIEYDDLTADDMSVVDMEGNLIEGLLPSVDLDIHLEIYKHFPTIGGIAHTHSTWATAWSQAGKGIPVLGTTHADHFYGEIPCTRQLTPEEVAEDYERHLGQLICKLFEDRNPLEMGAVLAAGHGPFTWGKDAAAAVEHSVILEELAKMAKLGLDINGGQPVLLPNHMITKHYTRKYGANAYFYQEKK, from the coding sequence ATGGATATGAAAGCTCTAAAACAGGACGTCTATGATAAAAATCTCGAATTAGTACGTAAACAGCTGGTTATCTATACATGGGGTAATGTAAGTGCTATTGATAGCGAAAAAAAACGGGTGGTGATTAAACCCAAAGGCATCGAATACGATGACCTAACAGCTGATGATATGTCCGTTGTGGACATGGAAGGTAATCTGATTGAAGGCCTCCTGCCATCCGTCGATTTGGATATTCATCTTGAAATCTACAAGCATTTTCCCACAATTGGCGGTATTGCCCACACCCACTCCACGTGGGCGACTGCCTGGAGTCAAGCAGGAAAAGGCATTCCCGTACTTGGAACCACACATGCGGATCACTTTTATGGGGAGATTCCTTGTACAAGACAGTTAACACCAGAGGAAGTGGCAGAGGACTATGAACGGCATCTTGGTCAATTGATTTGTAAGCTATTTGAAGATAGAAATCCCCTTGAAATGGGTGCAGTACTTGCAGCGGGTCATGGCCCTTTCACTTGGGGCAAAGATGCTGCCGCCGCCGTAGAGCACAGCGTCATTCTTGAAGAACTTGCAAAAATGGCTAAGTTGGGACTGGACATTAATGGTGGTCAACCAGTCCTGCTGCCGAATCATATGATAACCAAGCATTATACAAGAAAATACGGTGCCAATGCATACTTTTATCAAGAAAAGAAGTAG
- a CDS encoding ribulose-phosphate 3-epimerase, translating into MRLSATLACASQINMIEDIRELEKAGIDLLHIDIMDGNYVPNLSLNFRLCQEIKETFPNMALDIHMMVTNPLQYIKQAADIQAEWFTFHMHATHFPCRMIDAIKQSGMKAGVAINPSEPISNLLPIIAKVDMVLLMAIEPGFSGQQFMDASYERISQLNKIRQEKQLDFIINVDGGIDPVSGKKSIESGADLLVMGMFACFNQVDSIWEACMKFHQHING; encoded by the coding sequence ATGAGACTTTCCGCAACCCTAGCGTGCGCAAGCCAAATAAATATGATAGAGGATATTCGAGAATTAGAGAAGGCTGGCATTGATCTATTGCATATTGATATTATGGATGGAAACTACGTGCCAAATCTATCCCTTAATTTTCGTTTGTGTCAAGAAATCAAAGAGACATTTCCAAACATGGCATTGGACATACATATGATGGTCACGAATCCTTTGCAGTACATCAAGCAGGCGGCAGATATACAAGCTGAATGGTTTACATTTCATATGCATGCTACCCATTTTCCCTGTAGAATGATTGATGCCATTAAACAATCAGGAATGAAGGCGGGCGTAGCCATCAACCCCAGTGAACCTATATCAAATCTATTGCCCATTATCGCCAAAGTGGATATGGTATTGCTGATGGCCATTGAGCCTGGATTTTCTGGACAGCAGTTTATGGATGCAAGTTATGAACGAATATCCCAATTGAATAAAATAAGACAGGAAAAACAATTGGATTTTATCATTAATGTGGATGGGGGCATAGACCCTGTTAGTGGTAAAAAATCCATTGAAAGTGGTGCAGACCTACTCGTTATGGGTATGTTTGCTTGTTTTAATCAAGTTGATTCCATATGGGAGGCCTGTATGAAGTTTCACCAACACATAAATGGATAA
- a CDS encoding sugar phosphate isomerase/epimerase family protein yields MKKSVSLSLFKADSRSPILFSGDIDNTIPRIKQLGYDGVDLFVLDPYADISKKAIKKLNNHALGVGVVMPAALTKEGLYLGHMDAQIRRTIISRMKQIIEYASQVDAMVSLGLVRGSVAGHDTTEALLERFADSVEKLLPFAQKYGVDLVLEPINRYEINTLNSSLEAKAFIDDYQLPIYLMLDTFHMNIEDVSIEESFRVCGDLLKHVHFLDSNRLAPGMGHMDMRMIYRTLKEIDYQGYLCLEALALPDTETCAIKGMEFFRSVL; encoded by the coding sequence ATGAAAAAATCTGTATCATTGTCGTTATTTAAAGCCGATAGCAGATCCCCTATACTTTTTTCAGGGGATATTGATAACACCATTCCACGTATTAAACAATTGGGATATGATGGTGTCGATCTTTTTGTATTAGACCCTTATGCGGACATAAGCAAAAAAGCCATAAAAAAACTAAACAATCATGCATTAGGGGTTGGGGTGGTCATGCCTGCAGCCTTGACGAAAGAAGGTCTTTATTTAGGGCACATGGATGCTCAGATTAGACGTACCATCATTAGCCGTATGAAACAGATCATTGAATATGCATCGCAAGTAGATGCCATGGTATCACTAGGACTTGTTCGTGGCAGTGTTGCAGGTCATGATACAACAGAAGCATTGTTGGAACGATTCGCTGATTCTGTTGAAAAGCTGTTGCCATTTGCGCAAAAGTATGGTGTTGATTTGGTTCTTGAACCCATTAATCGTTATGAAATTAACACATTGAACAGCAGTTTAGAAGCGAAAGCATTCATTGATGATTATCAATTACCCATCTATTTGATGCTGGATACCTTTCATATGAATATTGAAGACGTGTCCATTGAAGAGAGCTTTAGGGTATGTGGTGACCTGCTTAAACATGTGCATTTTCTTGATTCTAATCGTTTAGCACCGGGCATGGGACATATGGATATGAGAATGATTTATAGAACATTAAAAGAAATAGATTACCAAGGGTATCTGTGTCTGGAAGCACTGGCTTTGCCAGATACGGAAACCTGTGCTATAAAGGGCATGGAATTCTTTAGAAGTGTTCTGTGA
- a CDS encoding FadR/GntR family transcriptional regulator, whose translation MIVRKNISDQVYDYLVNEIKEGRLKPGEKLPTERALSEKLGVSRVPIREAIRSLSRMGVLTTRQGDGTFVNAKNPDVLSKAMDIYMQLDDKLVIEFMEVRKIMESEAARLASINATDEDIIKISEINEQRKKIVEASDGDFDYHKLYEYDRQFHFAIAEATHNSVFMNFLDAIRTTLKIQQEGSSTPVKSNAYHQKIVEAIIARDPDGASKAMADHLNAVTESIMRTIGKRST comes from the coding sequence ATGATTGTAAGAAAAAATATAAGTGATCAGGTTTACGACTATCTGGTGAATGAGATTAAAGAGGGGCGCTTAAAGCCAGGGGAAAAGTTACCTACAGAAAGGGCTCTATCAGAAAAATTAGGTGTCAGCAGAGTACCCATCCGGGAAGCGATTCGTTCATTATCACGCATGGGCGTATTAACAACGAGACAAGGTGACGGCACATTTGTTAATGCTAAGAATCCGGATGTGCTCAGTAAAGCCATGGATATCTATATGCAGTTAGATGATAAACTTGTCATTGAATTTATGGAAGTTCGAAAAATTATGGAGTCTGAGGCAGCACGATTAGCCAGTATCAATGCCACCGATGAAGACATTATTAAAATTAGTGAGATCAATGAACAAAGAAAAAAAATTGTGGAAGCATCTGATGGTGACTTCGATTATCATAAACTTTACGAATATGACCGTCAATTCCATTTTGCAATAGCTGAGGCGACACACAATTCTGTGTTCATGAATTTTCTAGATGCCATTCGTACCACGCTGAAAATTCAACAAGAAGGTTCGTCCACGCCTGTAAAATCCAATGCCTATCATCAAAAGATTGTAGAAGCCATTATAGCAAGAGACCCTGATGGAGCATCCAAAGCCATGGCTGATCATCTGAATGCTGTTACCGAGTCTATTATGAGGACCATAGGGAAAAGGTCAACGTAA
- the ulaG gene encoding L-ascorbate 6-phosphate lactonase encodes MSKISDITKESWILNTFPEWGTWLNEEIENTVVQPGTFSMWWLGCTGIWLKSEGNANICIDLWVKAGKRSRVNTPDFPPHHQHRRMIGAIALQPNLRNIPVVIDPFEIKEIDAILATHDHLDHIDENVAAAICQNTDNHVKFIGPKACVELWRSWGVPEERLVTLVPGDRYKIKDIEIVALDSFDRTELVTAPEGVTLKGNMPLEMDEKALNYLFHTPGGSLYHSGDSHYSNYYAKHGNDHKIDVALGSFGENPRGMTDKMTAEGILRMGESLKAKVIIPFHHDLWTNFMADPKEITTLWHMKKDRLKYGFKPYIWQVGGKFTWPDNKDDMEFMFERGFEDAFISEPDLPFKSFL; translated from the coding sequence ATGAGTAAAATCAGTGACATTACAAAAGAAAGTTGGATACTTAATACATTTCCAGAGTGGGGCACCTGGTTAAATGAAGAAATTGAAAACACCGTGGTTCAACCAGGTACTTTTTCCATGTGGTGGTTAGGTTGTACAGGCATATGGCTTAAAAGTGAAGGCAACGCTAATATCTGTATCGACCTTTGGGTTAAAGCAGGTAAACGATCACGGGTTAATACACCGGATTTTCCTCCCCATCATCAGCATCGACGCATGATTGGAGCCATTGCATTACAGCCGAATCTAAGAAATATCCCTGTGGTCATAGACCCCTTTGAAATAAAAGAAATTGATGCCATATTAGCTACCCATGATCATTTGGATCATATCGACGAGAATGTGGCAGCAGCCATATGTCAAAACACGGATAACCATGTGAAGTTTATTGGACCAAAGGCTTGTGTGGAACTCTGGAGAAGCTGGGGTGTGCCTGAAGAAAGGTTGGTAACACTTGTACCTGGGGATCGTTATAAGATTAAAGATATTGAAATTGTTGCACTGGATTCTTTTGATCGAACCGAATTAGTGACAGCACCTGAGGGTGTTACATTAAAAGGGAATATGCCTCTTGAAATGGATGAAAAAGCCTTAAATTATTTATTCCACACACCAGGTGGCAGTTTATATCACAGTGGCGATTCTCACTATTCTAACTATTATGCAAAGCACGGTAATGATCACAAGATTGATGTTGCACTTGGCTCATTTGGGGAAAACCCAAGAGGGATGACCGATAAAATGACGGCAGAAGGTATCCTGCGTATGGGAGAAAGTCTAAAGGCCAAGGTCATCATTCCATTTCATCATGACTTATGGACCAATTTTATGGCTGATCCAAAAGAAATTACCACGTTATGGCATATGAAGAAAGACAGACTGAAATATGGTTTTAAACCTTATATATGGCAGGTTGGCGGTAAGTTTACATGGCCAGATAATAAAGATGATATGGAATTTATGTTTGAAAGAGGTTTTGAGGATGCTTTCATAAGTGAACCGGACTTGCCCTTCAAATCCTTTTTATAA
- a CDS encoding LacI family DNA-binding transcriptional regulator, translated as MSVTLKAIAEKAKVSISTVSRVVNNDPTKPASQETIDRIWEIVREMGYIPNQHARNLIKGNDSQEEKITKKTIGCLYTSTLDTNNDPFFSYIGLGVQEELKRQGYVMAYALSIYGMDFSEIYNYVLANPVEGVVVLGRFDQATLEFLKKHYTNIIYAGVNSVNGGFDEVICDGYKGAKAALGHLKDLGHKDIGFVGYAPEDRESKLIINEHRYKAYVDFLDEQGWHLTKNNIVHTSLKSTEAYENMMAYLKGQTKETLPTAFYCANDVTAIGAMKAIKEHGLKIPEDISIVGLDDIEMASFVSPALTTVHIKKEELGRTAVKILVDKIESNRTYPYRVDLPFELVVRQSTKSRR; from the coding sequence ATGTCAGTCACATTAAAAGCAATAGCAGAAAAAGCAAAAGTATCCATATCAACCGTATCCCGTGTTGTGAATAACGACCCAACGAAGCCTGCCAGTCAAGAAACCATTGATCGCATATGGGAGATTGTAAGAGAAATGGGTTATATACCTAATCAACATGCAAGAAATCTTATCAAAGGCAATGATAGCCAAGAGGAGAAGATAACCAAGAAGACCATTGGATGTTTATATACATCCACGCTGGATACCAATAACGACCCATTTTTTTCCTACATTGGGCTTGGTGTTCAAGAAGAACTGAAACGTCAAGGGTACGTCATGGCCTATGCATTGTCCATCTACGGCATGGACTTTTCTGAAATATATAACTATGTTCTTGCCAACCCAGTTGAAGGGGTTGTAGTTCTTGGGCGTTTTGATCAAGCTACCTTAGAATTTCTAAAAAAACACTATACCAATATCATTTATGCCGGTGTTAACAGTGTGAACGGGGGTTTTGATGAGGTCATTTGTGATGGTTATAAAGGCGCAAAAGCAGCCTTGGGTCATTTGAAGGACCTTGGTCATAAAGACATTGGCTTTGTAGGTTATGCCCCGGAAGACCGTGAGAGTAAGCTTATTATTAATGAACACCGCTATAAAGCTTATGTTGATTTTCTCGACGAACAAGGATGGCATTTGACCAAAAACAACATCGTCCATACAAGTCTGAAGTCTACAGAAGCTTATGAAAACATGATGGCATATCTCAAAGGTCAAACAAAAGAAACGCTGCCTACAGCCTTTTACTGTGCCAATGATGTAACGGCCATTGGTGCCATGAAAGCCATTAAGGAACATGGGTTGAAGATACCAGAAGATATATCCATCGTCGGTTTAGATGATATAGAAATGGCATCATTTGTATCACCAGCTTTAACAACGGTTCACATTAAGAAAGAAGAACTTGGACGCACAGCTGTGAAAATATTGGTGGATAAGATTGAGAGTAATCGAACATATCCTTATCGGGTAGACTTGCCATTTGAATTGGTTGTCCGTCAGAGCACCAAATCTAGACGATAA
- a CDS encoding transketolase, whose product MDRELKAKMEAFAKELRITALKMFGHLGFGHVGGTLSATDLIAVLYEGVMRYNPDDPQWKDRDRFVSSKGHAGPGIYSALALKGFFPMTWLDTLNCGGTNLPSHCDKTKTPGIDMTTGSLGQGASTALGMAMATRDQDHYVYLLLGDGECNEGQVWEMAMSAAHYGVSHLIAFVDYNHKQLDGTTEEVLDMGDLTAKFAAFGWYTQEVNGHDVEALYNAIEDAKNNHEGRPSVIVMQTVKGKGVKWIEETTFNHHILLSKEQAEKSILELNA is encoded by the coding sequence ATGGATAGAGAACTTAAAGCTAAAATGGAAGCTTTTGCAAAAGAGCTTAGAATTACAGCGCTTAAGATGTTTGGGCATCTTGGATTTGGCCATGTAGGCGGTACGTTATCAGCCACAGATCTTATTGCTGTTTTATATGAAGGGGTAATGCGGTATAACCCAGATGACCCCCAATGGAAAGATAGAGACCGTTTTGTATCATCCAAAGGGCATGCAGGACCAGGTATCTACTCCGCTCTAGCCTTAAAAGGATTTTTCCCAATGACATGGCTGGATACGTTGAATTGTGGTGGTACCAACCTGCCAAGCCATTGTGACAAAACAAAGACACCCGGGATTGATATGACAACAGGTTCCCTTGGACAGGGAGCATCCACAGCTCTTGGTATGGCCATGGCCACAAGGGATCAAGACCATTACGTCTATTTGCTACTTGGGGATGGTGAATGCAATGAAGGACAAGTATGGGAAATGGCCATGTCAGCTGCTCATTATGGTGTCTCTCATCTCATTGCTTTTGTGGATTATAACCATAAGCAGCTGGATGGTACCACAGAAGAAGTGCTGGATATGGGGGACTTAACCGCTAAGTTTGCTGCTTTTGGCTGGTATACCCAAGAAGTGAATGGGCATGATGTGGAAGCCCTATATAATGCCATTGAAGATGCCAAGAACAATCATGAAGGCAGACCTTCTGTTATCGTGATGCAGACCGTGAAAGGTAAAGGTGTTAAGTGGATTGAAGAAACAACCTTCAATCATCATATACTCCTTTCAAAAGAACAGGCAGAAAAGTCCATATTAGAATTAAATGCATAG
- a CDS encoding tripartite tricarboxylate transporter permease, with protein sequence MDVIMSVLTPENLLLILAGVIIGNIFGCIPGLNAPIAVALVLPITFSMATLPAICLIMGLYMGSVSGGLVSAILLKIPGTAASVATTFDGYPMAQSGRATEALSHGALASVFGGIFSSICLLLLAPFLSKMAIGFGPWEYFATATLSLVLVCVMLRGRVLKGFIAVCIGLLLKTVGSSPVDGVATRYTFGNYNLETGFNLIVVIIGVFAIPEIIYSIKNIHEKTKPMPVKKRLFYLPKFSSIKKNVNIMIRGSILGTFIGILPGMGGGAASLISYAQAKRTSKTPEKFGTGCEEGIYCCESANNATTGGALIPMLALGVPGDTVTAIIMGALALQGLTPGPLFSMNNEVLFKSIIFSVFIANILMFLYQIVTIRYMAKITEVKKSYLYPWVTAFCITGVISINNNLFDLLYLIVFGIIGYVLDKNDYPIAPFILSFVLGGIIEENLRRSIINHNTFMGAMQNVGFGTVFVVLAVLLPLFYAINYIRRERKSVHKA encoded by the coding sequence ATGGACGTTATTATGAGTGTATTAACACCTGAGAATTTATTGCTTATATTAGCAGGTGTTATCATAGGAAATATTTTTGGGTGTATTCCCGGTTTGAATGCACCTATAGCTGTTGCACTGGTGCTTCCCATTACATTTTCCATGGCAACTTTGCCAGCTATATGTTTGATTATGGGGCTATACATGGGTTCCGTTTCAGGAGGTTTAGTATCGGCCATACTTTTGAAAATACCCGGTACAGCTGCTTCCGTGGCAACAACATTTGATGGTTATCCCATGGCTCAAAGTGGACGGGCTACAGAAGCCCTGTCTCATGGTGCTTTAGCATCTGTTTTTGGAGGTATATTTAGCAGTATTTGCTTATTATTATTGGCACCCTTCTTATCCAAGATGGCCATAGGGTTTGGCCCATGGGAGTATTTTGCAACAGCCACTTTATCTTTAGTATTAGTCTGTGTCATGCTAAGAGGCAGAGTTCTTAAAGGATTTATTGCCGTGTGCATTGGATTATTGCTTAAAACCGTGGGGAGCAGTCCGGTGGATGGTGTTGCTACCCGTTATACCTTTGGCAATTATAATTTGGAGACTGGATTTAATTTAATTGTGGTCATTATTGGGGTTTTTGCTATACCGGAGATTATTTACTCTATAAAAAATATACATGAAAAAACCAAGCCTATGCCTGTGAAAAAGAGGCTGTTTTACCTACCAAAATTCAGTAGCATAAAAAAGAATGTGAATATCATGATTCGAGGTAGTATTTTAGGTACGTTCATCGGTATATTACCAGGTATGGGAGGGGGAGCAGCGTCATTAATTTCTTATGCCCAAGCAAAAAGAACCTCCAAGACCCCAGAAAAATTTGGTACAGGGTGTGAAGAAGGCATCTACTGTTGTGAAAGTGCGAATAACGCTACCACAGGTGGGGCTTTAATCCCCATGTTAGCACTGGGTGTCCCTGGTGATACAGTGACCGCAATTATCATGGGTGCCTTAGCCTTACAAGGTCTTACACCTGGACCCCTCTTTAGTATGAACAATGAAGTCTTATTCAAAAGCATTATCTTTTCAGTGTTTATCGCTAATATTTTGATGTTTTTGTATCAGATAGTAACCATACGCTACATGGCAAAGATTACGGAAGTAAAGAAGAGTTACCTGTATCCATGGGTAACGGCATTCTGTATTACAGGTGTCATCAGCATTAACAATAACTTGTTTGATTTGCTGTATTTAATCGTTTTCGGAATCATTGGTTATGTCCTGGATAAAAATGATTACCCCATTGCACCTTTTATCCTATCTTTTGTACTGGGTGGTATCATTGAGGAAAATTTAAGACGATCCATTATCAACCATAATACATTTATGGGTGCCATGCAAAATGTTGGTTTCGGAACGGTATTTGTTGTACTGGCAGTATTATTACCTTTATTTTATGCTATAAACTACATTAGAAGAGAGCGAAAATCGGTGCATAAAGCTTAG
- a CDS encoding uroporphyrinogen decarboxylase family protein: protein MMGMTSYEIVKRAITFNNPERVALKYANVGEGDVVRIYLQTPRALRKDPEEQVDMKVKVVPTPGAYDEWGVLWENMEGDGLGLGQPLKGPIHTWDDYKTYTMPDPYAIGRFDGLEEVLREAEKEQKWVQLNSQYLIFERLHFLRGFENTLMDMYTEREMFELLCDDLLNYQLGIVRQAAKLGKGRIHAIDFSDDWGTQNALMISPDLWREIFKPRYKVLVDEMHKHGMYVDFHSCGRINDILNDFVEIGVDMLNIHQPNLIGFETLEKYAGKIAFDISIDIQKTLPTGDKTLIEKEVMDIMHRVGTKKGGIVAAEYKFLKAINVTVESAKYGYACFVKHGQYELSR, encoded by the coding sequence ATGATGGGTATGACCAGTTATGAGATTGTGAAAAGAGCCATCACCTTCAATAACCCTGAAAGGGTAGCACTTAAGTATGCCAATGTGGGTGAAGGTGATGTTGTTAGGATTTATCTGCAAACCCCTAGAGCTTTGAGGAAAGACCCTGAGGAGCAGGTGGACATGAAGGTAAAAGTGGTGCCAACCCCAGGTGCTTATGACGAGTGGGGTGTGTTATGGGAAAATATGGAGGGGGATGGTTTGGGTCTGGGACAGCCTTTAAAAGGTCCTATTCATACTTGGGATGATTACAAGACATATACCATGCCAGACCCTTATGCAATCGGTCGGTTTGATGGGCTTGAAGAGGTTCTTAGAGAAGCAGAGAAGGAGCAGAAATGGGTACAGCTTAATTCTCAATACCTTATCTTTGAAAGGTTGCATTTTCTAAGAGGATTTGAAAATACATTAATGGATATGTATACAGAGCGAGAGATGTTTGAGCTATTATGCGATGATTTGCTCAATTATCAATTGGGTATTGTTAGACAAGCGGCTAAATTAGGTAAGGGAAGAATCCATGCCATTGATTTTTCAGATGACTGGGGTACCCAGAATGCATTGATGATTTCACCTGATCTATGGCGAGAAATCTTTAAACCCCGCTATAAAGTTTTGGTGGATGAAATGCACAAACATGGCATGTATGTGGATTTTCACTCCTGTGGTCGAATTAACGACATACTGAATGATTTTGTGGAAATCGGCGTTGATATGTTAAATATTCATCAGCCGAACCTTATTGGATTTGAAACCTTAGAAAAGTATGCTGGTAAAATTGCCTTTGACATATCCATTGATATCCAAAAAACGTTGCCAACAGGTGATAAAACCCTTATTGAAAAAGAAGTGATGGATATCATGCACCGGGTTGGGACAAAAAAAGGCGGCATTGTAGCAGCAGAATATAAGTTTCTAAAAGCAATTAATGTAACAGTGGAATCAGCGAAATATGGGTATGCATGTTTTGTGAAACATGGACAATATGAGTTGTCTCGTTAG
- a CDS encoding FadR/GntR family transcriptional regulator, translating to MIIRKNISDQVFDYFVDKIRNGQLKPGDKLPTERDLSQELGVSRVSIREGILSLARMGIMVTKQGDGTYVNSKKPDILSQVMAIYVTMEKESLAMEYMEVRKVMESEAARLASLHATAEDITRIKSIHEKRKAIIKGSKDVYDYALLYEYDRQFHAAIAMATHNSMFVNFLNAIHTTLKIQQKESSSFKDMPRKSNAYHEKVLHAIMGKNPEKAIKWMSAHLDDVTHAIMNKAT from the coding sequence ATGATCATAAGGAAAAATATCAGTGACCAGGTATTTGATTATTTCGTGGATAAGATAAGAAATGGGCAATTAAAACCAGGGGATAAACTACCGACAGAAAGAGATCTATCCCAAGAGCTCGGTGTAAGCAGGGTGTCTATACGTGAAGGTATTCTTTCTTTGGCACGGATGGGTATTATGGTAACAAAACAAGGGGACGGTACCTATGTGAACTCCAAGAAACCGGATATCCTTAGTCAAGTAATGGCTATTTATGTAACCATGGAAAAAGAATCACTAGCTATGGAATATATGGAAGTTAGGAAAGTCATGGAGTCTGAGGCAGCCAGGTTAGCAAGTCTGCATGCAACAGCGGAAGATATTACGCGCATTAAAAGCATACATGAAAAAAGAAAAGCTATCATAAAAGGATCCAAGGATGTATATGATTATGCGTTATTATATGAATATGACCGTCAGTTTCATGCAGCCATTGCTATGGCAACCCATAATTCTATGTTTGTTAATTTCCTTAATGCCATACATACCACGTTGAAAATTCAACAAAAAGAGTCTTCAAGCTTTAAAGATATGCCTCGAAAATCAAATGCATATCATGAAAAAGTGCTTCACGCCATTATGGGGAAAAACCCAGAGAAGGCAATAAAATGGATGTCGGCACATCTTGATGATGTGACCCATGCAATCATGAACAAAGCGACATGA